A genomic segment from Nicotiana sylvestris chromosome 1, ASM39365v2, whole genome shotgun sequence encodes:
- the LOC104245761 gene encoding uncharacterized protein — protein sequence MFRHAFGERERMCIVSDRHASILRGTSIVYPEVSYCVCIFHLWNNIKKQFKKNHDRLREVFFAMARAYKIEDFNRLMEDMDIIDKRVRGYLFQVGYEKWSIVHFTVNRSMMMTSNIVESLNARNREARELPIMSLLDYMMNLVMKWNNTNRMTAMSIFIDIGQKYHEVLKENSYLSQKMTVKPSTDYVYVVMDAEQRRNIVYMQKRECSCKRFQVDEIPCPHAMAVLDYTHMEVPKYCSAYYTKEYFKKTYEVSVNPLPDETTWDFPTKVLDNVVLPPIVKGKPGRPTKSRRKGLYEYLYTKTVTCGLCGK from the exons ATGTTTAGACATGCTTTTGGGGAAAGGGAAAGGATGTGCATTGTATCGGATCGTCATGCAAGCATATTGAGGGGTACTTCGATTGTGTATCCAGAGGTATCTTACTGTGTATGCATCTTTCATCTTTGGAATAACATAAAAAAGCAGTTCAAGAAGAACCATGACCGGCTGAGGGAAGTATTTTTTGCAATGGCCAGAGCATACAAAATTGAAGATTTTAATCGCCTCATGGAAGATATGGACATCATTGATAAGAGGGTAAGGGGTTACCTATTCCAAGTTGGTTATGAAAAGTGGTCTATAGTGCATTTCACTGTTAATAGATCCATGATGATGACTTCAAATATTGTCGAGTCACTCAATGCAAGGAACAGAGAGGCAAGAGAGCTACCAATCATGAGTTTGCTAGATTACATGATGAATTTGGTTATGAAATGGAATAATACGAATAGAATGACTGCAATGAGTATATTTATTGATATAGGACAAAAATATCATGAAGTACTGAAGGAAAATAGCTATTTGTCGCAGAAGATGACG GTAAAGCCTTCAACCGATTATGTATATGTAGTAATGGATGCTGAACAAAGGCGGAACATAGTCTACATGCAAAAAAGAGAATGCTCGTGCAAACGATTTCAAGTAGATGAGATTCCTTGTCCACATGCTATGGCGGTATTGGACTACACACACATGGAAGTACCCAAATATTGTTCTGCCTATTACACCAAGGAATACTTCAAGAAGACATATGAAGTGTCAGTTAATCCACTTCCTGATGAAACTACATGGGACTTTCCAACAAAGGTGTTAGATAATGTGGTCCTACCACCGATAGTGAAGGGCAAACCAGGAAGACCGACGAAGTCGCGACGCAAGGGACTTTATGAATATCTGTATACTAAAACTGTTACATGTGGACTGTGTGGAAAATAA
- the LOC138877176 gene encoding scopoletin glucosyltransferase-like, with product MGIEASGQEFIWVVRTELDNEDWLPEGFEERMKEKGLIIRGWAPQVLILDHEAVGAFVTHCGWNSTLEAISAGVPMVTWPVFGEQFFNEKLVTEVLRIGVGVGSVQWKRIDSEGVKREAISKAIKQVMESEEAEGFRNRAEEYKEMARQAVEEGGSSYSGLTTLLQDISTYNSISN from the coding sequence ATGGGAATTGAAGCTTCCGGACAAGAATTCATTTGGGTTGTTAGAACAGAACTAGACAACGAAGATTGGCTGCCTGAAGGATTCGAggaaagaatgaaagaaaaaggtttaatcataagAGGATGGGCACCCCAAGTACTAATTCTTGATCATGAAGCTGTGGGAGCTTTTGTCACTCATTGTGGATGGAATTCAACGCTGGAAGCAATATCGGCAGGGGTGCCAATGGTGACATGGCCTGTGTTTGGGGAGCAATTCTTCAACGAAAAGTTAGTGACTGAGGTTTTGAGAATTGGGGTTGGCGTTGGTTCGGTTCAATGGAAGAGAATAGATAGCGAGGGAGTGAAAAGAGAAGCAATATCTAAGGCAATAAAACAGGTCATGGAGAGTGAAGAAGCAGAGGGATTCAGAAACAGAGCCGAAGAGTACAAGGAGATGGCAAGGCAGGCAGTTGAAGAAGGAGGATCATCCTACTCTGGATTAACTACTTTGCTACAAGACATAAGTACATATAATTCGATAAGTAATTAA